The sequence below is a genomic window from Massilia oculi.
TATGAAGGTGCACAAGGATTGGGACGCCTTCCTCGAGGAGGTCAAGCCGGACCAGTCGAGAATGTTCGCGCTCACCACGCATGGTTCGTCGCCGTTCGCCGAGGCCAGTTTCCGGCCGGGCGACGTGTTCGTGTTCGGGCCGGAGTCGCGCGGCCTGGCGCCGGCGTTTCGCGAGACCTTCCCGCCTGGCCAGCGCATCCGGCTGCCGATGCGCCCCGACAACCGCAGCCTGAACCTGTCGAACACGGTGGCGATCGTGGTATACGAGGCCTGGCGGCAGAACGGTTACCAGGGCGGGGCTTAGGTTCGGGTGCAGTTCGACTCGTTCGGGGGCGGTTCGATGCTGATGGCAATCGGATCGCTGGACGGGAAGGTCTCCCTTAGCGCTTCGTCGAGCGCGCTGTCGTCGTGGTCCTGGCCTGCGAGCGGCGGCTCGGCGCTGGCAGGTTTTTTGTCCGGCATCACCGGCACAGTGGGCTTGTTGGTCATGGTCGTTGCTTCCGCCTTGCCATCTGGGGTTATAGCGGAAGAGTGGTAGATGCTGCCCTTGCCTGGCTTGACGCCTTCGCCGATACGAGCCAAGCTCGCTCGGCATCATAGGCTCGACATACTTGCGCCAGCATCGGTATCACAGCTTCCCACTCTTCGATTACTCCAGCCTTTCAGCTGCCTCAGAAACCGAGACTGCTCAGTCCTGGATGATCGGCCGGACGGGGGCCGCTGGCGTCCCACAGCAGCTTACGTTCGTCAGCGTCGATCGGATGCTCGTTGATGCAGGCGTGACGGTGATGCATCAAGCCATTCTCATCGAACTCCCAGTTTTCATTGCCGTAGGCACGATGCCACTGGCCGGAATCGTCACGATACTCGTACGCAAAACGCACCGCAATGCGCGCGCCGTCAAAGGCCCACAACTCCTTCACCAGGCGGTAATCCAGCTCGCGGCTCCACTTGCGTTGCAGCAGAGCGACGATGGCTTCGCGACCCTGGGCGAACTCGGCGCGATTACGCCACCAGCTGTCTTCGGTATAAGCGAGCGCGACTTTTTCCGGATCGCGGGTATTCCAGCCGTTTTCGGCGAGCCGGACTTTTTCGATGGCGGTTTCACGGGTGAATGGTGGCAGTGGAGGACGGATAGACATGGTATTACTCCTTGATTGGTATGCAAAGATTGGTAAGCGGTGCTGCTTTCTTATTCGTACGCAGATTTATGGCTCATCACGTAAGCCCAGCCGATGGCGACTTCCTGCGTTTCTCCATGAGACATCAGGAAGCCATCTAGCGTCACCAGCCAGCCTTCTGCTGTGCGCTGGAAGCCCAGGCGCTGCACCTTCATCAGCTGATCGAACCAGGTCTGTGCAGAGGCTTGTTCAGTCGTGTTCATCGCAGCGCCTTCGTGAAGTATCAGTACGGCTTGTTCGGCAGGAATTTGCCGTCCAGCGTGATCACGGCGCGCTCGCCGCCGTCCGGATCCGCGACCTTCTGGATGTCGAGCTTGAAGTTGATGGCGCTGATAATGCCGTCGCCGAACTGCTCGTGGACCAGGGCCTTCAATGTGGTGCCGTAGATCTGCACCATCTCGTAGAAGCGGTAGATGGTCGGATCGGTCGGCACACCGCCCGGGATGCTGCCACGCAGCGGCACGGCCTGCAGCTGCCTGGCGTCGGCGGCGTCCAGACCGAGGCGGTCGGCCACCAGCTCCGCGGCTTCTTTCGACAGTGCATGCTGCCCCAGCAGCGCCGCCGTGACATAGGCCACGCGGTGGCCGGTGCCCTCGGCCAACTGGGCAAAACTCAGGTCCTTGATGGCCTTGGCGGCGAGCACGCGGGAAGTCAGGTCAACCCGGGTGTCTTGGGTCACGTTCGATTGCAGCATAATGAAGTCCTTTCAGGTCAGTAGGTAATGCGGTCAGGCGGCCTTGAGCTGCCGTGTGGATTGATAGGCCACCGTGCCGGGATGACGGGCCAGGTTGACGAATTCATTTTTCGCGCCGTCGAGGGCATTGATATCGCCGGTCTCGATGTCGTACACCCAGCCATGCAGGGCGACCTTGCCCTGTTCGAGGGCCAGGGCGACCGTAGGATGGGTACGGATGTTCGTCAGCTGCGCCACGACGTTGGCGTACACCATGGCGCTCACTTTCGCCTCTGGCGTGATGTGGGTGCGCGCTTCGTTGACGGCCTTCGCCGCATCGGCGTGGCGCAGCCAGCCGGCCACGGCAGGCAGGTGATCCAGGCATGTGCATTTGGCGATGGCGGTCATGGCGCCACAATCGCTGTGGCCGCAGACCACGATGTCGGTCACGCCCAGCACACCGACGGCGTATTCCACAGTGGCGGTAACGCCGCCCGGCTCGGAAGTGTAGGAAGGCACGATGTTGCCGGCGTTGCGGATGACGAAGACGTCGCCTGGTTGCTGCTGGGTCAGCAACTCGGGCACCACGCGGCTGTCCGAGCAGGTAATGAAGAGCGTACCTGGGCTCTGGCTCGTAGCCAGTTGCTTGAACAGGCTGGACATACCAGGGAAGACATCTGCCTGGAACTTGATTGCGCCTTGAATAAACCGTTTCATTTGATCTCACTCCCTGGTGTCGGTGTGAGTACATCTTCGGGCGTTTCTACTATTGCGTCCAAGACCTGTTTCGAATGATTGCCATAGGCAGAACCAATAGTTATGTGATGTTGCCCAGCTGTGAGCGTGGTGCATGAATGCGCCGCCTGCGGATGTTTCGGGTATCCCACGGCCACGAGTGGTCTAAAATAGCCGTCATAGGAGAAACCAGTAACAAAGTGCCGTGCAACTTCGCCTGATCCGTTATCTGTTGGCCGTGGCTGAACACGGCAATTTCACGCGTGCCGCTGAGTCTCTTCACGTCTCGCAGCCCACGCTATCGCAGCAGATCATCCAGCTCGAGGACATGCTTGGGGTTGCGTTGCTCGACCGTGGTGGGCGAACGGTGAAGGTCACCGATGCCGGCAGGGTCTATATTCAGTACGCGGAACGCGCTTTGCGCGAGCTGGAAACAGGTCGGCGTGCAATTCACGATGTGCAGGACCTGGTGCGCGGCGAGCTGCGTCTGGCAACCACGCCAACTTTTACTGCCTATCTGGTCGGTCCATTACTGGCGGCGTTTCACGCCCGTTATCCAGGGATCATGGTCCGCTTGAAAGAGATGTCCCTCGATACCATTGCAGCCGCCGTGGCTGCCGATGAGGTCGACCTGGGCATTGCATTTGCGGTCTCGCGTCCCGCTGACGACATCGAATGCGAGCCCTTGCTGTTTGAACGTCTGCATGTAGTCGTCGGTACGCAGCACAAGTTCGCTGCGCGTACGCGACCGATTACCCCAGAGATGTTAGCGACCGAACGACTGGGAGTGCTCAGCCTTGATTTTGCGACGCGTCGCCACATCGACGATTATCTTCGCTCGCTCGGCATTGCTCCGTACATTGCGATGGAAACGAATACGATCAGCGCCTTGATCGAGGTAGTGCGCCGCAGCGACATGATCACGATACTACCTCAAGCCATCGGTCTACAGCATGCTGATCTTCGCAACATAGCCATTACGCCCGAACCGCAGCCGCGCACTGCAACGTTACTGTATCGTCGCGACGTATATCGCTCTGCCGCGTCGATCGCCTTCACGGCCTTGGCCAAGCAGTCGTTCAGCAGCACGAGCTGAATGTGCGAGCGTGCTGCGCAATTTCATCGTCACGCCAGGCGGGCAGCAGGTAATAAATCGCAGTCGAGTCAGAACGGCAGGCTCCGTCCCCCTCCCTGTTCACGCGGTGTCGACTTCGGTATGTCTCCTTGAAGTGACCGCCTTCCGGATGCGGCATGAGCGACAGCAGAGAGATCAGATGGTCCGGATTGGTGTCAGGAGTCATGGCCTGTCTCAGGTCAAAGCGTCATTGTTTTCAGGAAGGTCATCGTCCGACAAAGGATCGATCCGAACTCAGGCCACGCCTTCGCGAAAGGCGCCGGCACGAAACGCCCGCGCGCAAAAGCGTTCGCCGATCAGGCGGTGCGCCTCCGCCTCGGGATGCAGCTCGTCGGGTAGAGGATACCGCGCATTGTCCTGCGAGCCGTAGAGCTCCCTGCCGTCGAGGTAGTGGATATGCGCATCGGCCGGCGCCCAGCTGCACCTGATCGAACCGCTCGGTTTTCCGCTGGTCCGGCCGGGCGACGTGTTCGTGTTCGGGCCGGAGTCGCGCGGCCTGGCGCCGGCGTTTCGCGAGACCTTCCCGCCTGGGCGGCGCATCCGGCTGCCGATGCGGCCCGATAACCGCAGCCTGAACCTGTCGAACACGGTGGCGATCGTGGTGTACGAGGCCTGGCGGCAGAACGGTTACCAGGGCGGGGCTTAGTGTTGGCTTCGGGTTAGTGCCATGGAACAGGGCCGTCGCCAGATACGGCGGCTATCCATGCGATGAGTCGTACGGCCCGTCTGCCGCAAGCAGGTCCGCGATCGCATGGTAGCCATACAGAAGCGCCAGCGCATGTGGCGTCAAGCCCGCATGCGAGACAAGATCGCGCCTCGCCCCGGCCTCGACCAGTGCACGCGCCGCATCGGCATGGCCATGCCAGACCGCGTCGTGCAAGGCGCTCAGGCCATTGTAGTCACCCTGCGCGTCGATCGCGGCCACATGACCTCCGGCGCATGGCCTTGTCAGGACGCGCACCACATCGGCGTGCCCGAAGTACGCCGCTTCATGCACGACCGTGGCCTTCATCGGACCGCAGGTCACTCGCGCGTCGGCGCCTGCATCGAGCAGCCTGCGGGCGATC
It includes:
- the trmL gene encoding tRNA (uridine(34)/cytosine(34)/5-carboxymethylaminomethyluridine(34)-2'-O)-methyltransferase TrmL, coding for MFHVVLVEPEIPPNTGNVIRLCANAGAQLHLIEPLGFPLDDAKMRRAGLDYHEYADMKVHKDWDAFLEEVKPDQSRMFALTTHGSSPFAEASFRPGDVFVFGPESRGLAPAFRETFPPGQRIRLPMRPDNRSLNLSNTVAIVVYEAWRQNGYQGGA
- a CDS encoding nuclear transport factor 2 family protein translates to MSIRPPLPPFTRETAIEKVRLAENGWNTRDPEKVALAYTEDSWWRNRAEFAQGREAIVALLQRKWSRELDYRLVKELWAFDGARIAVRFAYEYRDDSGQWHRAYGNENWEFDENGLMHHRHACINEHPIDADERKLLWDASGPRPADHPGLSSLGF
- the cynS gene encoding cyanase; this translates as MLQSNVTQDTRVDLTSRVLAAKAIKDLSFAQLAEGTGHRVAYVTAALLGQHALSKEAAELVADRLGLDAADARQLQAVPLRGSIPGGVPTDPTIYRFYEMVQIYGTTLKALVHEQFGDGIISAINFKLDIQKVADPDGGERAVITLDGKFLPNKPY
- a CDS encoding carbonic anhydrase gives rise to the protein MKRFIQGAIKFQADVFPGMSSLFKQLATSQSPGTLFITCSDSRVVPELLTQQQPGDVFVIRNAGNIVPSYTSEPGGVTATVEYAVGVLGVTDIVVCGHSDCGAMTAIAKCTCLDHLPAVAGWLRHADAAKAVNEARTHITPEAKVSAMVYANVVAQLTNIRTHPTVALALEQGKVALHGWVYDIETGDINALDGAKNEFVNLARHPGTVAYQSTRQLKAA
- the cynR gene encoding transcriptional regulator CynR, yielding MQLRLIRYLLAVAEHGNFTRAAESLHVSQPTLSQQIIQLEDMLGVALLDRGGRTVKVTDAGRVYIQYAERALRELETGRRAIHDVQDLVRGELRLATTPTFTAYLVGPLLAAFHARYPGIMVRLKEMSLDTIAAAVAADEVDLGIAFAVSRPADDIECEPLLFERLHVVVGTQHKFAARTRPITPEMLATERLGVLSLDFATRRHIDDYLRSLGIAPYIAMETNTISALIEVVRRSDMITILPQAIGLQHADLRNIAITPEPQPRTATLLYRRDVYRSAASIAFTALAKQSFSSTS
- a CDS encoding cupin domain-containing protein — encoded protein: MTPDTNPDHLISLLSLMPHPEGGHFKETYRSRHRVNREGDGACRSDSTAIYYLLPAWRDDEIAQHARTFSSCC
- a CDS encoding tRNA (cytidine(34)-2'-O)-methyltransferase, translating into MCASAGAQLHLIEPLGFPLVRPGDVFVFGPESRGLAPAFRETFPPGRRIRLPMRPDNRSLNLSNTVAIVVYEAWRQNGYQGGA